One window of the Takifugu rubripes chromosome 13, fTakRub1.2, whole genome shotgun sequence genome contains the following:
- the cebpa gene encoding CCAAT/enhancer-binding protein alpha, translating into MELTNLYEVAPRPLMSSLNHVQQASSGYREAAELGGDIGDNETSIDLSAYIDPAAFNDDFLADLFHHSARQDKLKTMNGEYDSVQCGPGPQQLYMSNYMESKLEPLYDHNPPRIRPVAIKQEPQDDVDLNPGLQPTYHHTNTHSQQYSQHSQQPQPHLQYQIAHCAQTTMHLQPGHPTPPPTPVPSPHQHALPHHHHVQQPRTSSAKHKKYIDKHSAEYRLRRERNNVAVRKSRDKAKLRNLETQHKVVELTADNDRLRRRVEHLTRELDTLRGIFRQLPDGSFKPS; encoded by the coding sequence ATGGAGCTCACAAACCTGTACGAGGTCGCACCCCGGCCCCTAATGAGCAGCCTGAACCACGTCCAGCAGGCGTCCTCCGGCTACAGGGAAGCAGCGGAACTCGGTGGAGACATCGGGGACAACGAGACGTCCATCGACCTGAGCGCCTACATCGACCCGGCGGCCTTCAACGACGATTTCCTAGCGGACCTTTTCCACCACAGTGCACGACAGGACAAGCTCAAGACCATGAACGGGGAATACGACTCGGTCCAGTGTGGTCCGGGTCCACAGCAGCTCTACATGTCCAACTACATGGAGTCCAAACTGGAGCCGCTCTACGACCACAACCCGCCGCGGATACGACCCGTGGCCATCAAGCAGGAGCCCCAGGACGACGTGGACCTGAACCCGGGCCTGCAGCCTACTTACCACCACACGAACACGCATTCCCAGCAGTACTCGCAACATTCccagcagccgcagccgcaCCTCCAGTACCAGATTGCGCACTGCGCGCAGACTACCATGCACCTTCAGCCGGGTCACCCGACCCCCCCGCCGACCCCGGTGCCCAGTCCGCATCAGCACGCGCTCCCTCACCACCATCACGTGCAACAGCCGCGCACCAGCAGTGCCAAACACAAGAAGTACATCGACAAGCACAGCGCGGAGTACCGGCTGCGGCGCGAGCGCAACAACGTGGCCGTGCGCAAAAGTCGCGACAAGGCGAAGCTGCGCAACCTGGAGACGCAGCACAAGGTGGTGGAGCTGACGGCCGACAACGACAGGCTGCGGCGGCGCGTCGAGCACCTCACCCGGGAACTCGATACGCTACGGGGCATCTTCAGACAGCTACCGGACGGATCGTTCAAGCCCAGCTGA